A window of Mus pahari chromosome 7, PAHARI_EIJ_v1.1, whole genome shotgun sequence contains these coding sequences:
- the LOC110325003 gene encoding serine protease inhibitor A3C yields MAFIAALGLMIAGICLGVLCFPDGTLERDTLFHEDQENGTQLDSLTLASINADFAFSLYKKLAFKNLHENIVFSPLSISAALALVSLGAKGKTLEEILEGLKFNLTETSEADIHQGFGHLLQRISQPGDQVQISTGSALFVEKHLQILAEFQEKARALYQAEAFTADFQQSHEAKKLINDYVSNQTQGMIKELVSDLNERTLMVLVNYIYFKGKWKMPFNPHDTFESEFYLDVKRSVKVPMMKIKALTTPYFRDEELSCTVVELKYTGNASALFILPDQGRMQQVEASLQPETLRKWKNSLRPRKISELYLPKFSISTDYSLKNILPELGIKAIFSKQADLSGITEAKDLVVSQMVHKAMLDVAETGTEAVAATGVNFRIRSRRTTLWFNRPFLMVISHTDVQTTLFIAKVANPK; encoded by the exons ATGGCCTTCATTGCAGCTCTGGGGCTTATGATAGCTGGGATCTGCCTTGgtgttctctgcttcccagatggCACATTAGAAAGAGACACTCTATTCCATGAAGACCAAGAAAACGGGACACAACTGGACAGTCTCACATTGGCCTCAATCAATGCTGACTTTGCCTTCAGCCTCTACAAGAAACTGGCTTTTAAGAATCTACATGAAAATATTGTCTTCTCCCCACTTAGCATCTCAGCTGCCTTGGCCCTCGTGTCCCTGGGAGCAAAGGGCAAGACCCTGGAAGAGATTCTAGAAGGTCTCAAGTTCAATCTTACAGAGACCTCTGAAGCAGACATCCACCAGGGCTTTGGACATCTCCTACAGAGGATCAGCCAGCCAGGGGACCAGGTACAGATCAGCACAGGCAGTGCCCTGTTTGTTGAAAAGCACCTGCAGATCCTGGCTGAGTTCCAGGAGAAGGCAAGGGCTCTGTACCAGGCTGAGGCCTTCACAGCTGACTTCCAGCAGTCTCATGAGGCCAAAAAGCTCATCAATGACTATGTGAGCAATCAGACCCAGGGGATGATCAAGGAACTGGTCTCAGACCTGAATGAGAGGACACTGATGGTGCTGGTGAACTACATCTACTTTAAAG gcaaatggaagaTGCCCTTTAATCCCCATGACACATTTGAGTCAGAGTTCTACTTAGATGTGAAGAGGTCTGTGAAGGTACCCATGATGAAAATTAAGGCTCTGACCACACCCTACTTCCGGGATGAGGAGCTGTCCTGCACTGTGGTGGAGCTGAAGTACACAGGAAATGCCAGCGCCCTGTTCATCCTCCCTGACCAGGGCAGGATGCAGCAGGTGGAAGCCAGCTTGCAACCAGAGACCCTGAGGAAGTGGAAGAACTCTCTGAGGCCCAG GAAAATAAGTGAGCTATACCTGCCCAAGTTCTCCATCTCTACTGACTACAGCCTGAAGAACATCCTTCCAGAGCTGGGGATTAAGGCAATCTTCTCCAAACAAGCTGACCTGTCTGGGATCACAGAAGCCAAGGACCTGGTAGTGTCTCAG ATGGTGCACAAGGCTATGCTGGACGTGGCTGAGACAGGCACAGAAGCAGTTGCTGCCACGGGGGTCAATTTTCGCATTCGTAGTAGAAGAACTACTCTGTGGTTCAACAGGCCATTCCTGATGGTTATATCTCACACAGATGTTCAGACTACCCTCTTTATAGCCAAAGTCGCTAACCCTAAGTGA